A genomic segment from Aegilops tauschii subsp. strangulata cultivar AL8/78 chromosome 1, Aet v6.0, whole genome shotgun sequence encodes:
- the LOC120972697 gene encoding dihydropyrimidinase-like: MEEIAKAKREGQRVIGKPVVSGLVLDDSWLWDPDFATASKYVMSPPIREAGHNKALQAALSSGILQLVGIDHCTFNSTQKAFGSDDFRKIPNGINGIEERMHIIWDSMVVSFDFKSLKGEQRRLTPCGWSEGGRRRIGVVIAGKHDTRDRGPVSSPDPTADRRLLQVRRRRDGSAAARHRDGSAAARHRDGSAAVWA; this comes from the exons ATGGAAGAGATTGCCAAGGCTAAAAGAGAAG GTCAGAGAGTCATCGGGAAACCTGTGGTATCTGGGCTAGTCCTTGATGATTCTTGGCTTTGGGATCCTGACTTTGCAACTGCTTCAAA GTATGTGATGAGTCCTCCAATTCGGGAAGCAGGGCATAATAAAGCACTTCAAGCTGCTCTTTCATCAGGAATATTACAG CTTGTGGGAATTGATCATTGCACCTTCAATTCCACTCAGAAAGCTTTCGGTTCTGATGATTTCAGGAAGATTCCCAATGGCATAAATG GTATTGAAGAAAGGATGCATATAATTTGGGATAGCATGGTGGTAAGTTTTGATTTCAAAT CACTGAAAGGGGAGCAGCGCCGGTTGACACCCTGTGGGTGGTCAGAAGGTGGCCGCCGTCGGATCGGGGTCGTGATCGCCGGCAAACACGACACGCGGGATCGCGGCCCCGTGTCCTCGCCCGATCCAACAGCAGACCGCCGCCTCCTGCAAGTGCGACGGCGAAGGGATGGATCCGCCGCGGCGCGGCACAGGGATGGATCTGCCGCGGCGCGGCACAGGGATGGATCCGCCGCGGTCTGGGCGTAG